TTCCAGCCATTAGTTACCCCACAAATTGCCAGGTGTTAGGCGCGAGCACGCGAGCGGGGCCGCCCGAGCTCCCACCGCTTGTCGGCTGTGGCTCGATCGCCCCAACGGAGCGGTACGAGCGCCAGGTTTCGTTCTCGAACGCGCTACCGATACCCTTCTGGTAGGAGAAGGTCGTTTTCTTGAGAGTTGGGTCCGTCGCACCGTTAACGAAGGGATCGGCTGTCTCCAGGGCGTAGTGCAAGTCCGCCAGATCCGGGTGTGACAGGTGCCCGAGTGCTGCACCGTAGCTCGCGTTGTTGGCCGCGTGGATCAGGTGCGTGAACCCGCTGACCGCCTCAATGTCGTACTTGCCCGCGCCGCTGAACACGCAGTTTGTGATCGACGAGAGCACTCCGGGTGACGAGGACCATCGGACGATGGAATCGCTGAACGAGCCGACGAACGAACAATTCATGAGAAGAATCGTTGCGGTCGCGGCGTTGATCGCGCGCGTCGTTTGCCCGATGAACACGCAGTGGTTCAGTGTGGTTCCGGCGCTCGAGGTCGTGACCGCGTTCTGCCCGCCCTCGAACACGCACCCGTGCATTTGCACCGTGGACGTGGCCGTGTACACCTGCGACGCGGTCGTTGGTACTTTGAACCACGAATTGGTCACGAGCATGCCGGCCCCGTTCGTACCGGACGTAAACGCCTGCACTCCGGACGGAGAGTTCTGCGCTTCCGCACGAATTCGGTCCGCCCGGCCGTTCGTGCCGGACCAGTTCCAAATGGCCGAGCTGGAACCGGTGTTGAGTACCGAGAAATTCGTGACGCAATAGCACGTCCCGGAAATCGTAAACCCGGCCGCGGCGAACGTCAGGAGCGGGGGTGCGTTCGTATAATCGTTTTCTAGATCGCCGGGCGTAGTGTTGTATCCTCGAATCCAGATCGGGGCGGTGCCACTGCCAGCAGTTGCAAACGTGCGCGCGGTACTCGCGTTGGCATACGTGGCCGCCTTCACGTTGATCCGCATCGGCACCGCGGCAGTCCCGCTCGCGCCCCACTGCGAGCCCGGGGTCGCGATCGCGAAATCGGCCCATGCTCCGCCCATCTTGCACGTGCGGCCGCTCGCGGATGTGGCCGGTATCACCCCGATGCGCCCCGTCGCGGTCACGTCGATGTACGTCCCGCTCGGGTCCACAGCCGTAATCTGGGACAGCGACGTGAACCCGATGGCACCGTCGGCCATGATCGCAGCCCAATCCCCGATAGTGGCACTGAGGAACGGAGTTCCGCTCGCGGCCGTGAAACGGTTCGTGGTCGTATCCCAACTGCCGTTGCTCGTCGCAATGGTCGCCGTGCTCGTAACGGTCGTGCCAGAGTTGGTGTTGTCGCCACCTGGCTGTATGTAGAATTCGGTCCACGCCACGGGTCACTCCCACATGATTCGCACGGGTCTACCGCGGGTTTGTCGGCCGGTGGGTCGTACTGGTCATTTACGGTGATTATTTGCTTCACAACGATGTATCTACTTTGTGATTCACGACCGGCCAATGGCATGGGCTCACACCGCGACCCATTTCGGTTCCTGGCCCTTCTTCGCCAGACCGCACGCCTCTGTGGCCAGGGGTAGCTTAGCCTCCAGGGGGCACCCGCACGCGGCGCAGGCGTCCAGGGCGCGCTCCTCGCACGTCGCGCAGTGCCCCTGGCGCTCTTCGAGTACCTCCAAGGACACGACCGGCGACCCCGCCGCCTTGTGCCGGATCATGGCCGCGGTATAGTTCATCGCCTTGCGCCACAACGATGGGAGCTCTTTCACGTCCTCGGGGCAGCGCGACAGAATCATCAGCCCGTGATTGTTTCTGTCGTGGCGCTTCACCACCCACTCGGGGCGCTTGAGGCAGAACGCGCGGAGCGCGTGCATTACCCCGGGGGCGTCGGGTTTGTCCCCCACCTCACCGAAGGTCACGGTACAGTGGATGACGAGGTACTTGGCCACGCGCTCGTGGTGTGCCTCCAAGAGTGGCAGAAGTGCGCCCGCGGTGTGGTCCGTGTCGATGAACAGCAGATCCGTGGGGGCCGCGGGTACGGACGCAGGGTCCGCAGCGGTACCAGTGAACCGCGCGCCCATGAGCCGAGTGAGTTCGGCCCACTGGGGCTTCGGGCGCGGGCACACGCTGGTGAACGTGCCGGTTGCACCAAGCCCGTAAGCCATCGCTGCGTCGGCGGGTTTCATCCACAGGCTCAGCTCGGTGGCGCTGGCGCACTTCGCGGCCAGTTCCTGGAGCGTGGGGACGTGCTCGTGGAAGTCGGACGGTCGGGACGCGGCCGATTTTGCCCACGTCTCCAGGGTCACGTGCTTGGTGGCCTCGCACACTGAGCACCCCGCGCCCTTGAACTGGTCCGTTGCGACGTCCGCGACGGTCGTCATTTCGCCCGGCCACCAGTGCCGCGCCTCGCCCCAGTGCGGGTGCCACAGCCCGAACCCGCGCGGGTGATAGCACACGTCCCCGTGCCCCGTGAACCGGCCCGCGGTGTGGTTCACATGGACGCTCGGTGTCCCCGCCGCTCCGGTCGGGTCCGTCGGTGGGACGCGCACCCAGTTGATCCGCAAACTGACGGAGTCCGGTTCGAGAATCACCGCGCTGAGTCGGTGTGCGTCGGACTTGGCGCGCTCCAGATTGGCCTGGAACACATCGGTTCGGAGCGCGAGCTGGTGGAGCGGCTCGTCTCGTTCTTTGACCGCTTGCCAGCCGGTCGTATTCAGGCCGATGTAGTCGAGGTGGCTCACGACCCGGGCCGAGGGGTTCGCGGCCAGTGCGTCGCCGATCCGGTCGAAGTACCCGGGCGGGTACAGGACATCGTGCTCGCAGAACGCGACGACATCGAAGTCGGTCGGCGCTCCGGCGCGCTGGTACGCCTGTTCCATCTGTGCCAGGATGGTGCCGTAACCTCGAACCTGGGCACCGCGGAACGGTTCCCAGCTCACCCCGGGGCGGTCGAACGGCGTGCCGGGGACGTGCGCCCACGAGCATGCGGACACGGTCACGTCGTGGCGCAGCGTCTGGGATTGGGCCGCGACCACGGACGCGGCCGAATTCCTTAGCAACCCTTCGGGGGCGGTGTTGTCCGAATACCATAGGGCCAGGATCTTCTGCCGCTTTATCTGGTGGCGCGGACCGCCGAAGGGCTGAGCCTCGGCCGCGGCTCGAACCAGCGATTCCCACTCTTGCGCGCCCAGCTTTTTCCCGTAGTGGGCGTGGATCTGCTCCGTCGCTTCGATACCCAGTTCCCGGTGCCCCACCAGGAGGTTCCACACGTGATCGCTCAGGCGCAGCGGGTACGGCGGGGGCGGGTTGTTGTGCCACCCGGACACGTCCCGGAACTTGTGGCGCCAGCGGAGCGCGGGGTGGCACAGGGTTCTCCCCCCAGCGCGACGGACGACCTCGTGCAGGTACCCCTCTTCGCCGCCGAATCCCCGGAATAGCGGGTTGAACCCGGGCCACGCCGCGCGCCGCATCATCCACTGACCCAGGCCCGTCATGGGGATGTCGAACGGCGCGCCCGTCGGGAATTGCCCGCGCGGGTCCGACTGCCACGTGCCCCAAAGCCCGGGCGCGGCGGTTATGCCCCAGTGGGTCGCGAACCAGCGCCCGTCGTCCCCGACGAGCGGCCCCTGGACCAGGTCGTTCGAGTCCGGGTGCGTCGCTGCGAAATCGAGGGCCGCTTGTACCGCACCCGTTTCCAGGATCACGTGCGAGTCGAGACACATGACCCAGGGCGTCTCAGCGAACCGGAACACAGCATCCCGGGGCGCGCTCGTGCCCGTTAAGTCCGGGCGGTGGTAATAGGTTCCGCCCACGGCTCGAGTGATCGCCTCAACCCGCGTGTCGCGCTCGGGTGTGTTGTCCACCACGACGTACCGGCACCGCGGGTGGTTTGCGGCCAGTGCCGAAAGCGTGAACCACACGTGATCCGGTTCGCCCCGCGTCGCCATCCCGATCGTTAACACGTCCGACATCATTCACCCTATTTGGAGTGCCCACGAACTTTCCGGGTACGCCCGGAGGTTCGCTGTGCTGTTGAGGAACCGGCGCGGGTCGCCGACGAGCCCCAGGTCGTGGCCCATGAGCCACCCGCCCGGTTTGATCTTCGGCGCCCACGCTCGAACGTCGGCCTCGAAGTTTGCCGGGTCGTGCGCGCCGTCCAAATACACCCCGTCCAGGGATGCGTCCGCGAACCCCGTCGCGACCTCGGTCGAGAATCCCTGGCACTTCTTCACGTTGGCGAAGTGCTCCAGCACCCGATCGAACCGGCGCGCCGCGTCCGCGATGTGCTGGGCCGGGATCTCGGTGTACCCGCGCGCCGGCCCGAGTTCCCACGGGTCCACGGCGAATACGGTGCGCGCGAAGTGCGCGAACACGGCCGTGCTGACGCCCGCGAAGCACCCGACCTCTGTCATGACCCAGTCGGACCGGATCAGTTCGCGGCACAACTGGATCAAGCCTCCCGTTACGTTTTCCGGGCTGTCGTTGTTCCAAACGCGCGGAGCTTTTGCGAGCGCGTCGAGTGTCAGGGGCGCACGGCTCATACGGGGCCATAGTTCGGGGTGGATCGTTTCGAAGCCAGCCGCTTACGGAGGAGACGCGGTCGCGGTGCTCGTCGTGGGGATCGTCTGGCAGTTCGCGATGCAGTCGATCATCGTGTAGTGCGCCCCGACCACGGTGCATACGATTGCGCCGCTGCAGAAGTACGGGGTACCGTTCTCGCACGTCTGGCAGAAGTAGGACGGACCGCCGCCGGTAGTCGTGCCCCCGCCTCCGCCGGTGGTAGTCGTCGTTCCGCCCCCACCCCCGGTAGTCGTTGTGGTTGTGGTTCCGCCCCCGCCCCCGGTCGTAGTCGTCCCGCCCCCGGTGGTGGTCGTGGTTGTAGTCGTGGTGGTCGGGCCTGCCGTCGTCGCCCCGGTCTGGCACGCGACCGCCCGGAAACTTCCCGGGATGCAATTGCCCACGGGTGCGATGTCCGGGCACCCGCACGACGCACCACAGACCGAACTGTAGTAACTGAATCCGGTGCCGCTGCTGTTGCATCGGTACGTGCAGTTCCCGCACGCCCCCGCGGTCGTGGTTGTGGTCCCTGGTCCGATCGTAGTCGTGGTGGTCGTAGTGGTCGTTGTCGTTGTTACGGGCGGGACGCACGGGGTTTCGACCATCGAGCACGTCCCCGTTGGCACTCCGATTGGGGTGGCGCAGTCGCAACCGGGGCAGTACCGCAGGATCGTGTCGAAGTATGCTCCGCTCGCGGTCCCCCAGAGGCAGGTGCCCTGGCACCCCGGACCGTTCGTGGTGGTCGTGACCGGTGCGCACGGATCGCCTGTCCCGTTCCCAGGGCCGTGGACGTAGCAGCCCGTGATCGTCTCCTGGGCGCACACCGTGCCACTGAAAACGGGCGGGTCGCACGAGCAGTTCGAGACATTGAACGACGAGCACCCGTGGGAGAATTTTAGCCACACGTTCCCCGGGGCGTCCCACACCCAGCGGCACGTGCCGGAGCAGAACGGGCCGGGCTGGGCGACCGGGACACAGTTCGTGCGGGTCGTGCCGCATGCGTTGGTCCCGGTGCAGGCGACCGTCGGGGCCGGACACGGGCATGACGACGCGCACCCGTTGGACGTTTGTTGCCACCCCCGGGCCGGGTGACAGTACCAGTCGCACCCGGCCGTACACGCGCCATTGGTTGTAGTCGTACACGCGCCGTTGGTTGTGGTGGTACCGCCACAGAAGGGCTGTGACTGGTCCGCGGAGAAGTGGCCGCACGCGGTATCGGTGCAGGTGTCGGCCGGCGGACAGAATCTGGGCGCGAAGCAGTTGCACCCGGTCCCACACGAGGAGCCGGTCTTGGCCCACGTCCTCGTCGCCGCCGAGTAGGTCCACTGGCAGGAGCCAGAGCAGGGGCCGGCGGTGGTCGTCGTGGTCGTCCCGCCCCCTGTCGTCGTGGTGGTCGTGGTGGTGCGCGTGCCCCTAGCCGCGAACTCGTAGTACACCTGGCCGTTGACGATCCCCTTCTGCCGCATGAACACGAACACGTCGCCGGCCAGATCGACTTCGAGGTTGTTCAGTTCGAGTGCCGGGCTGATCGGCGTGCCGCTCACGATGCCCCCGGCGCGCGCCGGGTTCGCATCGGTGGGGAGGCCCGTGCCCGGGCCGAACGTCTGTTCAACCCAGTCGTAATTCCATATCCCGGCGACGTTCGCTTTGGCGGTCAGCTTCGCGACGAAGAACCCGCGGTACGGGTCCGCGCCCGGTGCGGACGCGGCGCGGAACGCATCCAGGACCGGGTCGGAGAACAGCATGCTATCGAGGATGCTCATAGGGACTTGGTCCCACCGGGTGACGGGGCGCGAGGCGGGACTTGAACCGAGGTCGGGCGCAGGAGGACTCACGCGCCTT
This region of Gemmata massiliana genomic DNA includes:
- a CDS encoding class I SAM-dependent methyltransferase codes for the protein MSRAPLTLDALAKAPRVWNNDSPENVTGGLIQLCRELIRSDWVMTEVGCFAGVSTAVFAHFARTVFAVDPWELGPARGYTEIPAQHIADAARRFDRVLEHFANVKKCQGFSTEVATGFADASLDGVYLDGAHDPANFEADVRAWAPKIKPGGWLMGHDLGLVGDPRRFLNSTANLRAYPESSWALQIG
- a CDS encoding glycosyltransferase, producing MSDVLTIGMATRGEPDHVWFTLSALAANHPRCRYVVVDNTPERDTRVEAITRAVGGTYYHRPDLTGTSAPRDAVFRFAETPWVMCLDSHVILETGAVQAALDFAATHPDSNDLVQGPLVGDDGRWFATHWGITAAPGLWGTWQSDPRGQFPTGAPFDIPMTGLGQWMMRRAAWPGFNPLFRGFGGEEGYLHEVVRRAGGRTLCHPALRWRHKFRDVSGWHNNPPPPYPLRLSDHVWNLLVGHRELGIEATEQIHAHYGKKLGAQEWESLVRAAAEAQPFGGPRHQIKRQKILALWYSDNTAPEGLLRNSAASVVAAQSQTLRHDVTVSACSWAHVPGTPFDRPGVSWEPFRGAQVRGYGTILAQMEQAYQRAGAPTDFDVVAFCEHDVLYPPGYFDRIGDALAANPSARVVSHLDYIGLNTTGWQAVKERDEPLHQLALRTDVFQANLERAKSDAHRLSAVILEPDSVSLRINWVRVPPTDPTGAAGTPSVHVNHTAGRFTGHGDVCYHPRGFGLWHPHWGEARHWWPGEMTTVADVATDQFKGAGCSVCEATKHVTLETWAKSAASRPSDFHEHVPTLQELAAKCASATELSLWMKPADAAMAYGLGATGTFTSVCPRPKPQWAELTRLMGARFTGTAADPASVPAAPTDLLFIDTDHTAGALLPLLEAHHERVAKYLVIHCTVTFGEVGDKPDAPGVMHALRAFCLKRPEWVVKRHDRNNHGLMILSRCPEDVKELPSLWRKAMNYTAAMIRHKAAGSPVVSLEVLEERQGHCATCEERALDACAACGCPLEAKLPLATEACGLAKKGQEPKWVAV